A single region of the Paraburkholderia sp. SOS3 genome encodes:
- a CDS encoding glutamate decarboxylase, whose translation MQTSTEKRTPYDEFNCEVPGHEFPKSGMSARAAAAIVISDEWTDTNPMLNMSSFVTTFAEPEAAETARRNIFKNYIDHDMYPQLFAMETRMVQWLHQLWNGPQGVDVYGTATVGSSEACMLAGLAHKWNWRQKREREGKDASRPNMVTGGNVQIVWKKFLRYFDVEPRIVPLKPGNYRLTAEQLDRYVDENTIAVVAIAGQTFTGEDDDIEQIHDWLDDYEKRTGISIPMHIDGASGGFVNPFLYPDYKWDFRLPRVQSINASGHKYGLTPPGLGWVIFRERKVFNEDLVFYVNYLGGEMPTATLNFSRNGFQIAAQYYQFLRLGFDGYQRVMQHTLNNAITLRKLLVDSGYFTIMNETQRIPVVAVTLDSKVKNFNEFDVSNKVREKGWVLSAYSMPPNAQTVMSLRVVVRPHINHNVACLLGRDIVSACQYLEKHGGSATPPELHAHADEKTSPAKC comes from the coding sequence ATGCAGACCTCGACTGAAAAACGCACGCCGTACGACGAGTTCAATTGCGAAGTGCCCGGGCACGAATTTCCGAAAAGCGGCATGTCGGCGCGGGCCGCCGCGGCGATCGTGATCAGCGACGAGTGGACCGATACGAACCCGATGCTCAATATGTCATCGTTCGTCACGACCTTCGCTGAACCGGAAGCGGCCGAAACCGCGCGCCGCAACATCTTCAAGAACTACATCGACCACGACATGTATCCGCAACTGTTCGCGATGGAGACGCGGATGGTCCAGTGGCTGCATCAGCTGTGGAACGGTCCGCAAGGCGTCGACGTCTACGGCACCGCGACGGTCGGCTCTTCGGAAGCGTGCATGCTCGCGGGGCTCGCGCATAAGTGGAACTGGCGGCAAAAGCGCGAGCGCGAAGGCAAGGACGCGAGCCGGCCGAACATGGTGACGGGCGGCAACGTGCAGATCGTCTGGAAGAAGTTTCTGCGCTATTTCGACGTCGAGCCGCGCATCGTGCCGCTCAAGCCCGGCAACTACCGCCTCACCGCGGAACAGCTCGACCGGTACGTCGATGAAAACACCATCGCGGTCGTGGCGATCGCCGGACAGACTTTCACCGGCGAAGACGACGACATCGAGCAGATCCACGACTGGCTCGACGACTACGAGAAGCGCACCGGCATTTCGATTCCGATGCATATCGACGGCGCATCCGGCGGTTTCGTGAACCCGTTCCTGTACCCCGACTACAAGTGGGATTTCCGCCTGCCGCGCGTGCAGTCGATCAACGCGTCGGGCCACAAATACGGACTCACGCCGCCGGGGCTTGGCTGGGTGATCTTCCGTGAGCGCAAGGTGTTCAACGAAGACCTCGTGTTCTATGTGAACTATCTGGGCGGCGAAATGCCGACCGCGACGCTGAATTTCAGCCGCAACGGCTTTCAGATCGCCGCGCAGTACTACCAGTTTCTGCGCCTCGGTTTCGACGGCTATCAGCGCGTCATGCAGCACACGCTGAATAACGCGATCACATTGCGCAAGCTGCTGGTGGACAGTGGCTATTTCACGATCATGAACGAGACGCAGCGCATTCCCGTCGTGGCCGTCACGCTCGACAGCAAGGTGAAGAATTTCAACGAGTTCGACGTATCGAACAAGGTGCGCGAAAAAGGCTGGGTGCTGTCTGCCTACTCGATGCCGCCCAATGCGCAGACAGTGATGAGCCTGCGCGTGGTGGTGCGGCCGCATATCAACCACAACGTCGCGTGCCTGCTCGGGCGCGATATCGTCAGCGCGTGCCAGTACCTCGAAAAGCATGGCGGCAGCGCGACGCCGCCCGAACTACACGCGCATGCGGACGAAAAAACCTCGCCGGCCAAGTGCTGA
- the ppk2 gene encoding polyphosphate kinase 2, whose translation MAHTRKATKDIARNNGKHSAREAHQAIVAEAVKNSAKADRVNGANGAATSGKLSNKAYEKELARLHAELVKLQEWVVQTGAKICIVFEGRDGAGKGGTIKAITERVSPRIFRVIALPAPTEREKSQMYVQRYLPHLPAAGEIVLFDRSWYNRAGVERVMGFCSDEQARQFLKGVPLVERAIIGSGVILLKYWLEVSEEEQTRRLESRIHDPRKVWKLSPMDLRSYTRWYDYSRARDEMFVETDTGIAPWHVVVSNDKKRARLNLITHLLGSIPYKAMPRAKITLPKRQKRGDYREPDYPFKYVPEKF comes from the coding sequence ATGGCTCACACCCGAAAGGCCACCAAAGACATCGCCAGGAACAACGGTAAGCACAGCGCCAGAGAAGCTCACCAGGCGATCGTCGCCGAGGCGGTCAAAAACAGCGCGAAGGCGGACCGCGTCAACGGCGCGAACGGCGCCGCCACATCCGGCAAGCTGTCGAACAAGGCATACGAAAAAGAGCTCGCCCGTCTGCACGCGGAACTCGTCAAGCTGCAGGAATGGGTCGTGCAAACGGGCGCGAAAATCTGCATCGTGTTCGAAGGACGCGACGGCGCCGGTAAAGGCGGCACGATCAAGGCCATCACCGAACGGGTGAGCCCGCGCATCTTTCGTGTCATTGCACTGCCCGCGCCGACCGAACGCGAGAAATCGCAGATGTACGTGCAGCGCTATTTGCCGCATTTGCCCGCTGCCGGCGAAATCGTGCTGTTCGACCGCAGCTGGTACAACCGCGCAGGCGTCGAACGCGTGATGGGCTTTTGCAGCGACGAGCAGGCACGGCAATTCCTCAAAGGCGTGCCGCTCGTCGAGCGCGCGATCATCGGTTCCGGTGTGATCCTGCTCAAGTACTGGCTCGAAGTCAGCGAAGAAGAGCAGACGCGCCGGCTCGAATCGCGCATCCACGACCCACGCAAAGTCTGGAAGCTCTCGCCGATGGATTTGCGCTCGTACACGCGCTGGTACGACTACTCGCGCGCCCGCGACGAAATGTTCGTCGAAACCGACACCGGCATTGCACCGTGGCATGTGGTCGTATCGAACGACAAGAAACGCGCGCGCCTGAACCTCATCACGCATCTGCTCGGCAGCATTCCATACAAGGCGATGCCGCGTGCGAAAATCACGCTGCCGAAACGGCAGAAGCGCGGCGACTATCGCGAGCCGGACTATCCGTTCAAGTACGTGCCGGAAAAGTTCTGA
- a CDS encoding SulP family inorganic anion transporter has protein sequence MDAARAVRGGFVRRLPHFAFSAMPPSDPPSDAPSASPSSSAPAGRLRQHQPRSRLPLPEWLLNYRPHWIKGDLIAGLTTAAVVIPNALAYATLAGLPVEAGLYTAFIPMLVYALTGTSRVLSVSTTTTLSILTTSALAHVAPGGSHAQLLAAAATLGVLVGLILMAASLLRLGFVANFISEPVLVGFKAGIAVVILIDQLPKLLGIHFEKGEFFENVLRIVEGLPRTSVTTAVVAALALVALIVLRRFVPRLPAPLVVVACATVASRLLDLHAHGIETVGAVPGGLPAPTLPVFALAHTLWPIALGMALMSFTETTAAGRAFAHHGEPAPRANRELFATGLANLAGALFGAMPGGGGTTQTAVNRRAGARSQAASLVTAAVALAAMLLLSPLIGLIPQAVLAAVVIVYSIGLFDPIEFRAIARVRRMEFVWAVVALAGVVIVGTLQGILVAIVVSLAALAHQLSDPPVYVLARKRNTNVFRPVSHLHPDDETWPGLLLLMPEGRIYFANVQHIGEKMLKLIAAAAPHTVIVDMSGVFDIEYTALKMFADAEQRLRSRGVTLWLAALNPEVLMLVQRSPIGEALGRERMFHNLEQAVERYRTTVPGETARLASPATR, from the coding sequence ATGGACGCCGCGCGCGCAGTGCGCGGCGGTTTTGTGCGGCGCTTGCCGCATTTCGCGTTTTCCGCCATGCCGCCTTCCGATCCGCCTTCCGACGCACCGTCGGCTTCGCCGTCCTCCAGCGCCCCAGCGGGCCGGCTTAGACAGCACCAGCCACGAAGCAGGCTCCCGCTGCCCGAGTGGCTGCTCAACTATCGCCCGCACTGGATCAAGGGCGATCTGATCGCCGGCCTGACCACTGCGGCCGTCGTGATTCCGAATGCGCTCGCTTACGCGACGCTTGCGGGCTTGCCGGTCGAAGCGGGTCTCTATACCGCGTTCATCCCGATGCTCGTCTACGCGCTGACGGGCACTTCGCGCGTGCTGAGCGTCAGCACGACGACCACGCTATCGATTCTCACCACATCGGCCCTCGCCCATGTCGCGCCCGGCGGCAGTCATGCGCAACTGCTCGCCGCCGCGGCAACGCTCGGCGTGCTGGTCGGCCTGATCCTGATGGCCGCGTCGCTGCTGCGGCTCGGCTTCGTGGCGAACTTCATCTCGGAGCCCGTGCTGGTTGGCTTCAAGGCCGGCATCGCGGTCGTGATCCTTATCGACCAGTTGCCGAAGCTGCTCGGTATTCACTTCGAGAAGGGCGAGTTCTTCGAGAACGTGCTGAGGATTGTCGAAGGCCTGCCGCGCACGTCGGTCACGACGGCCGTCGTCGCGGCACTCGCGCTGGTCGCGCTGATCGTGTTGCGGCGCTTCGTGCCACGCCTGCCTGCGCCGCTGGTCGTGGTCGCATGCGCGACCGTCGCGTCGAGGCTGCTGGACCTGCACGCGCACGGCATCGAAACGGTCGGCGCGGTGCCTGGCGGGTTGCCGGCGCCGACGCTGCCGGTCTTCGCGCTCGCACATACGCTATGGCCGATCGCGCTTGGCATGGCACTGATGAGCTTCACCGAAACGACGGCGGCGGGCCGCGCGTTCGCGCATCACGGCGAACCCGCGCCGCGCGCGAACCGCGAACTGTTCGCCACCGGCCTCGCGAACCTGGCCGGCGCGCTGTTCGGCGCGATGCCGGGCGGCGGCGGCACGACGCAAACCGCCGTCAACCGCCGCGCCGGCGCGCGCAGTCAGGCCGCCTCGCTCGTGACCGCCGCCGTTGCGCTCGCGGCCATGCTGCTGCTGTCCCCGCTGATCGGCTTGATCCCGCAGGCCGTGCTGGCCGCCGTCGTGATCGTCTATTCGATCGGCCTGTTCGATCCGATCGAATTTCGCGCGATTGCGCGCGTGCGGCGCATGGAGTTCGTCTGGGCCGTCGTCGCGCTTGCCGGCGTCGTGATTGTCGGCACGTTGCAGGGCATACTCGTCGCGATCGTCGTGTCGCTCGCGGCGCTCGCGCACCAGCTGTCGGACCCGCCCGTCTACGTGCTTGCGCGCAAGCGCAACACGAACGTATTCCGCCCCGTGTCGCATCTGCATCCCGACGACGAAACGTGGCCGGGCCTCCTGCTGCTAATGCCGGAAGGGCGTATCTACTTCGCCAATGTGCAGCACATCGGCGAGAAAATGCTGAAGCTGATCGCAGCGGCCGCGCCGCATACGGTCATCGTCGATATGAGCGGCGTATTCGACATCGAGTACACGGCGCTCAAGATGTTCGCCGACGCCGAGCAGCGGCTGCGTTCGCGCGGCGTCACGCTCTGGCTCGCGGCGCTGAATCCGGAAGTGCTGATGCTCGTGCAGCGTTCGCCGATCGGCGAGGCGCTTGGCCGCGAGCGGATGTTCCACAATCTCGAGCAGGCCGTCGAGCGTTACCGGACTACCGTGCCCGGCGAAACCGCCCGGCTAGCGAGCCCCGCGACGCGGTAG
- a CDS encoding NUDIX domain-containing protein: MPFKSLEAAAIEASLGGHTRQYLAGALKQPQPLAHVHDTDIEVGISDYVKSGFEAAHRHARAKEYHYVLRGMTEYQDLDTGDVHRFRTGDFYVIYAGTAYVQRIKRDTRILFIKYPAGNDKQIVPMTEAVDAWARETLRVTRIDLQAREDGDGAATAVPRANSLKPAVAVAVFDAAQRLLLVKRRDSGYWAMPGGTMELTDSLEGCARREVREETGIEIAIAGMIGTYTDPAAIIAYSDGEVRREFSILLAATATSEHLAHDDESTDVQWVELAALARFPMVDAQTRRVQDVLAWRSKRVVFIR; the protein is encoded by the coding sequence ATGCCGTTCAAATCGCTCGAAGCCGCCGCGATCGAAGCATCGCTTGGCGGCCACACCCGTCAGTACCTGGCCGGCGCGCTCAAACAGCCGCAGCCGCTCGCGCACGTTCACGACACCGATATCGAAGTCGGCATCTCCGACTACGTAAAAAGCGGCTTCGAGGCCGCGCATCGCCACGCGCGCGCGAAGGAGTACCACTACGTGCTGCGCGGCATGACGGAGTACCAGGATCTCGATACGGGCGACGTGCATCGCTTTCGCACTGGCGACTTCTACGTGATCTATGCGGGCACGGCTTACGTGCAGCGTATCAAGCGCGACACGCGCATTCTCTTTATCAAATACCCCGCGGGCAACGACAAGCAGATCGTGCCGATGACGGAAGCCGTCGATGCATGGGCGCGCGAAACGTTGCGCGTGACGCGTATCGATCTGCAGGCACGCGAAGATGGCGATGGCGCTGCGACCGCGGTGCCCCGCGCGAATTCGCTGAAGCCCGCCGTCGCGGTGGCGGTATTCGACGCGGCGCAGCGCCTGCTGCTCGTCAAGCGCCGCGATAGCGGCTACTGGGCCATGCCCGGCGGCACGATGGAACTGACCGATTCGCTCGAAGGCTGCGCGCGCCGCGAGGTGCGCGAGGAAACCGGTATTGAAATCGCGATTGCAGGCATGATCGGCACCTATACCGATCCGGCGGCGATCATCGCGTATTCGGATGGGGAAGTGCGCCGTGAATTCTCCATTCTTCTCGCTGCTACCGCGACCAGCGAACACCTTGCGCACGACGACGAATCGACCGATGTTCAATGGGTCGAGCTCGCAGCGCTGGCCCGCTTTCCGATGGTCGACGCCCAGACAAGACGCGTGCAGGACGTGCTCGCGTGGCGGTCGAAGCGCGTCGTGTTTATTCGATGA
- a CDS encoding putative bifunctional diguanylate cyclase/phosphodiesterase — MNRQDSADRMTDSELHGEAGREAGPLHGSGGYRPAVAAQVLESERAVLRLLSRSAPLPELLAEVCCRAEALLGEGAACSVLVLDTDGKHAHVGAAPSLPPAYCEALAAFEIGPHAGSCGTAMFERRLVVAEDIETDPLWAEYKHLALPHGLHACWSIPFEDASGCVLGAFAVYYRTPRRPTDVEETILRDIGRSVGLAIHHDRIRQRLAQSEEHHRLVVDHLNEGILVQSKCGEVLACNPSAMRMLRTTPDVIGANILSVMLHARREDGSVIETPDRPTLKVFATGMPVLGVTMSVELAIGETVWITANFVPIIKPGAPEPSAVLISFSDIGPVRAAQRQLKYLATRDPLTGLYNRAYLSDRMRDLLEQPGRDGAAPRVAVLFVDLDGFKKVNDSAGHEAGDALLCSVARRLAACVHKGDTLARVGGDEFVIVVSGYESAAHLTALAREVLETVAMPFAVADNEYYLGASIGISVCPEDGRDAATLMRNADSAMYQAKQRGRNGFEFFTKELSRQLQRRFAIEQSLRRALAADELRLVYQPIVDGASGRTVGAEALMRWHNEELGDVSPIEFIPVAEDTGLIVTLGKWLLERACAQAAEWRKTLAPDLMIAVNLSPRQFNDGLVQEVAQCLAAAGLDPTALELEITEGLLMSERAPVMPMLTSLSRMGVRISVDDFGTGYSSLSYLKRFPLHNLKVDRSFVAGLPDHRDAVAITHAVVAMAHSLGMNVTAEGVETSAQSAYLRSIGCDRQQGYLFGRPVAPGEYTQLLAEVATTGAGTRSASPRLS; from the coding sequence ATGAACCGCCAGGATAGCGCAGACAGGATGACCGATAGCGAACTTCACGGCGAAGCCGGCCGTGAGGCCGGCCCTTTGCATGGCAGCGGCGGCTATCGGCCGGCCGTCGCCGCACAGGTGCTCGAATCGGAGCGTGCCGTATTGCGCCTGCTCTCGCGCAGCGCGCCGCTGCCTGAACTGCTGGCGGAAGTGTGCTGCCGCGCCGAGGCCTTGCTCGGCGAAGGCGCCGCATGCTCGGTGCTCGTGCTCGACACGGATGGCAAACATGCGCACGTCGGCGCCGCGCCATCGCTGCCGCCCGCGTATTGCGAAGCGCTTGCCGCGTTCGAGATCGGTCCGCACGCCGGCTCGTGCGGCACCGCGATGTTCGAGCGCCGCCTCGTGGTGGCCGAAGATATCGAAACCGATCCGCTGTGGGCCGAATACAAGCACCTCGCATTGCCGCACGGCCTGCACGCATGCTGGTCGATCCCGTTCGAAGATGCATCGGGTTGCGTGCTCGGCGCATTCGCCGTGTATTACCGCACGCCGCGCCGGCCGACCGACGTCGAGGAAACGATCCTGCGCGATATCGGACGCAGTGTCGGTCTTGCAATTCATCATGACCGCATCCGTCAGCGCCTCGCGCAAAGCGAGGAGCATCACCGGCTCGTGGTCGACCACCTGAATGAAGGCATCCTCGTGCAGTCGAAGTGCGGCGAAGTGCTCGCGTGCAATCCGAGTGCGATGCGCATGCTGCGCACGACACCGGACGTGATCGGCGCCAACATTCTTTCCGTGATGCTGCATGCGCGGCGCGAAGACGGTTCGGTGATCGAAACGCCGGACCGGCCGACCCTGAAGGTGTTCGCGACAGGCATGCCCGTGCTTGGCGTCACGATGTCGGTCGAACTCGCGATCGGCGAGACTGTCTGGATCACGGCGAACTTCGTGCCGATCATCAAACCGGGCGCGCCGGAGCCGAGCGCGGTACTGATTTCGTTCAGCGACATCGGCCCGGTGCGCGCCGCGCAGCGCCAGCTCAAATATCTGGCGACGCGCGATCCGCTCACGGGTCTCTACAACCGCGCGTATCTGTCGGACCGCATGCGCGATCTGCTCGAACAGCCGGGCCGCGACGGCGCGGCGCCGCGCGTCGCCGTGCTGTTCGTCGACCTCGACGGCTTCAAGAAGGTCAACGATTCCGCCGGCCACGAAGCCGGCGACGCGCTGCTGTGCAGCGTCGCACGGCGGCTTGCGGCCTGCGTGCATAAGGGCGACACGCTCGCGCGCGTCGGCGGCGACGAGTTCGTGATCGTCGTGAGCGGTTATGAAAGCGCCGCGCATCTGACCGCGCTCGCGCGCGAGGTGCTCGAGACGGTCGCGATGCCGTTCGCGGTGGCCGACAACGAATACTACCTGGGGGCATCGATCGGCATCAGCGTGTGTCCCGAAGACGGCCGCGATGCGGCGACGCTGATGCGCAATGCCGATTCGGCGATGTACCAGGCCAAGCAGCGCGGCCGCAACGGCTTCGAATTCTTCACGAAGGAGCTGAGCCGGCAATTGCAGCGCCGCTTCGCGATCGAGCAGTCGTTGCGGCGCGCGCTCGCCGCCGACGAGTTGCGGCTCGTGTACCAGCCGATCGTCGATGGCGCGAGCGGCCGCACGGTCGGCGCCGAAGCGCTGATGCGCTGGCATAACGAAGAGCTGGGCGATGTGTCGCCGATCGAGTTCATTCCAGTGGCCGAAGACACCGGCCTCATCGTAACGCTCGGCAAGTGGCTGCTCGAGCGCGCCTGTGCGCAGGCGGCCGAATGGCGCAAGACGCTCGCGCCGGACCTGATGATCGCAGTGAACCTGTCGCCGCGGCAGTTCAACGACGGCCTCGTGCAGGAGGTCGCGCAGTGTCTTGCCGCCGCCGGGCTCGACCCGACCGCGCTCGAACTCGAGATTACCGAGGGGCTGCTGATGAGCGAGCGCGCGCCAGTGATGCCGATGCTGACCTCGCTGTCGAGAATGGGCGTGCGTATTTCGGTCGACGACTTCGGGACCGGTTATTCGTCGCTGTCGTATCTGAAGCGCTTTCCGCTGCATAACCTGAAGGTCGACCGCTCGTTTGTCGCGGGGCTGCCCGATCATCGCGACGCGGTCGCGATCACGCATGCGGTGGTCGCGATGGCGCATTCGCTCGGTATGAATGTGACGGCCGAAGGCGTCGAGACGTCGGCGCAGTCCGCGTACTTGCGTTCGATCGGTTGCGACCGGCAGCAGGGCTATCTGTTCGGGCGGCCAGTCGCGCCCGGTGAATACACGCAGTTGCTCGCGGAAGTCGCCACGACGGGCGCCGGCACAAGGTCTGCCTCGCCCCGGCTGTCGTAA
- a CDS encoding MarC family protein, with product MTSSLVSDILFGFTALISIINPFAIAFVFLDRTESLTVEERATLAKRVSINAFFVLIVVFFVGTPVLHFFGISIEALRIGGGLAVAVSAWNMLNAPETRAEAAAGKPVDPDNAMSKAFFPLTMPLTTGPGTIATAIALNANRTHKLSEFVLSSIASIVISILVVLVVYFTYSRSAYIAHFLGKEGTKVALRVSAFLLLCIGVQIMLTGFSEFLAPLAANRPAS from the coding sequence ATGACAAGCAGCCTCGTCTCCGACATCCTGTTCGGCTTTACCGCATTGATCAGCATCATCAATCCGTTTGCGATCGCCTTCGTGTTTCTCGACCGCACCGAGTCGCTGACCGTCGAGGAACGCGCGACGCTCGCGAAACGCGTGTCGATCAACGCATTCTTCGTGCTGATCGTCGTGTTCTTCGTCGGCACGCCGGTGCTGCATTTCTTCGGCATCTCGATCGAGGCGCTGCGCATCGGCGGCGGCCTCGCGGTCGCGGTCAGCGCGTGGAATATGCTCAACGCACCCGAGACGCGCGCCGAAGCGGCGGCCGGCAAGCCCGTCGATCCCGACAATGCGATGTCCAAAGCCTTCTTTCCGTTGACGATGCCGCTCACCACGGGCCCCGGCACGATCGCAACGGCTATTGCGCTCAATGCAAACCGCACGCACAAGCTCAGCGAATTCGTGCTGTCGTCGATCGCGTCGATCGTGATCTCGATACTCGTCGTGCTGGTCGTCTATTTCACGTACAGTCGTTCTGCGTATATCGCGCACTTTCTCGGCAAGGAGGGCACGAAGGTCGCGTTGCGCGTATCGGCGTTCCTGTTGCTTTGCATCGGCGTCCAGATCATGTTGACCGGATTTTCCGAATTTCTTGCGCCGCTGGCGGCAAACCGGCCCGCTTCATGA
- a CDS encoding DUF3311 domain-containing protein, which translates to MSFRLLAALPFIGILLGVPFVNRVEPLVLGMPLVLAWIVMWVILSAAIMAIVYRLDPANREPATQAEDRR; encoded by the coding sequence ATGTCCTTTCGTCTGCTTGCCGCGCTGCCATTCATCGGCATTCTGCTCGGCGTGCCGTTCGTCAACCGCGTCGAGCCGCTCGTGCTCGGCATGCCGCTCGTGCTCGCCTGGATCGTGATGTGGGTCATATTGAGCGCCGCGATCATGGCGATCGTCTACCGGCTCGATCCGGCCAACCGTGAACCCGCCACGCAAGCGGAGGATCGCCGATGA
- a CDS encoding sodium:solute symporter family protein, giving the protein MSSALVIIAAVTLFALYLGVRARHGHDMSLEQWTVGGRSFGTAFVFLLMAGEIYTTFTFLGGSGFAYGKGAPVYYILAYATLAYVLSYWLLPPVWRFAKTHRLVSQPHFFARKYDSQALGVLVAVVDVAALIPYLVLQLKGLGIIVSTASYGGVSPSAAIWIGAVVVTIYVIASGVRGSAWNSVMKDLLILAVVLFLGIYLPIRHYGGIGEMFHAIDAARPGFLTFPEKGSSVTWFQSTVLLTALGFFMWPHTFGSVFTAKSERIFRRNAMVLPIYQLILLFVFFVGFAASLKVPGLKGGDIDLSLLRLSIQSFDPWFVGVIGAAGVLTALVPGSMILTTASTLLANDIYRGALARQAPDAAVAKLARLMVPLVALVAVLFTLHGGETIVALLLMGYNFVTQLFPALVCSLAARNRVTKQGAFCGIAVGVLVVTVTTLMHLSVGQLLPFLPDTLKDVNIGFVALTLNVIVLAIVSAVTQPHLHAEQSGARMR; this is encoded by the coding sequence ATGAGCAGCGCACTGGTCATCATCGCCGCCGTGACGCTGTTCGCGCTGTATCTCGGCGTACGTGCACGGCACGGCCACGACATGAGCCTCGAGCAGTGGACCGTCGGCGGACGCAGCTTCGGCACGGCGTTCGTGTTCCTGCTGATGGCGGGCGAAATCTATACGACGTTCACGTTCCTCGGCGGCAGCGGCTTCGCCTACGGCAAAGGCGCGCCCGTCTATTACATCCTGGCTTATGCAACGCTCGCGTATGTGCTGTCGTACTGGCTGCTGCCGCCCGTCTGGCGCTTCGCAAAAACCCATCGGCTCGTGTCGCAGCCGCACTTCTTCGCGCGCAAATACGATAGCCAGGCGCTCGGCGTGCTGGTTGCCGTGGTCGACGTCGCCGCCCTGATTCCGTACCTGGTGTTGCAGCTGAAAGGACTCGGCATCATCGTTTCGACCGCATCGTATGGCGGCGTGTCGCCCTCGGCGGCAATCTGGATCGGCGCCGTGGTCGTGACGATCTATGTGATCGCATCGGGCGTGCGCGGCTCCGCCTGGAACTCGGTGATGAAGGATCTGCTGATTCTCGCGGTCGTGCTGTTCCTCGGCATCTATCTGCCGATTCGCCACTACGGCGGCATCGGCGAGATGTTCCATGCGATCGACGCCGCGCGGCCGGGCTTTCTGACCTTCCCCGAAAAAGGCTCGAGCGTTACATGGTTCCAGTCGACCGTGCTGCTCACGGCGCTTGGCTTTTTCATGTGGCCGCACACGTTCGGTTCGGTATTCACCGCGAAAAGCGAACGCATCTTCCGGCGCAACGCGATGGTGTTGCCGATCTATCAGCTGATCCTGCTGTTCGTGTTCTTCGTCGGCTTCGCGGCCTCGCTGAAGGTGCCAGGCCTCAAGGGCGGCGACATCGACCTGTCGTTGCTGCGGCTGTCGATCCAGAGCTTCGATCCGTGGTTCGTCGGCGTGATCGGTGCGGCTGGCGTGCTGACCGCGCTCGTGCCCGGCTCGATGATTCTGACCACGGCGTCGACGCTGCTCGCCAACGACATCTATCGCGGCGCGCTCGCGCGGCAGGCGCCCGATGCGGCCGTTGCAAAGCTTGCGCGCCTGATGGTTCCGTTGGTGGCGCTCGTCGCGGTGCTGTTCACGCTGCACGGCGGCGAGACGATCGTCGCGCTGCTGCTGATGGGTTACAACTTCGTCACACAGCTGTTCCCGGCGCTCGTGTGCAGCCTCGCGGCACGCAATCGCGTCACGAAGCAAGGCGCGTTTTGCGGGATCGCCGTCGGTGTGCTCGTCGTCACGGTCACGACACTGATGCACCTGAGCGTGGGCCAGTTGTTGCCGTTCCTGCCCGATACGCTGAAGGACGTCAATATCGGCTTCGTCGCGCTGACGCTCAATGTGATCGTGCTCGCGATCGTCAGCGCGGTGACGCAGCCGCATCTGCACGCGGAGCAATCGGGCGCGCGCATGCGCTAG